One segment of Nostoc piscinale CENA21 DNA contains the following:
- the def gene encoding peptide deformylase: MADLLPIVQLGDPVIRQTAAWVDNIHDEKIQKLIDDLIVTVSQANGVGIAAPQVAEKQRLFIVASRPNPRYTNAPTMEPTAMINPKIVSHSTEIVKGWEGCLCIPGIRGLVPRYQAIAVEYYDRYGQLQKQELTDFVARIFQHEYDHLDGIVFIDRVESTHDIITEQEYQKRVINIT, encoded by the coding sequence ATGGCTGACTTATTACCAATTGTGCAGTTAGGCGACCCAGTAATTCGGCAAACAGCGGCTTGGGTTGATAACATTCATGATGAGAAAATTCAAAAATTAATTGATGATTTAATTGTTACGGTTTCGCAAGCAAATGGTGTGGGAATTGCTGCACCGCAAGTTGCCGAAAAACAGCGTTTATTTATTGTCGCCTCTCGTCCCAATCCCAGGTATACCAATGCTCCCACAATGGAACCCACAGCCATGATCAACCCTAAGATAGTGTCACATTCAACAGAAATTGTTAAGGGTTGGGAAGGTTGTTTATGTATCCCCGGTATTAGAGGATTAGTACCAAGATATCAAGCTATCGCAGTTGAATATTATGACCGCTACGGACAATTACAAAAACAAGAATTAACTGACTTTGTAGCGCGGATTTTTCAGCATGAGTACGATCATTTAGATGGAATTGTATTTATAGATCGTGTTGAAAGTACTCACGATATCATCACTGAGCAAGAATACCAAAAACGGGTAATTAACATTACTTAA